The sequence ATCCATGGCCACTTTCAAATGAGAACTAAAGTTATATTATATGTGTATAGATATGGGGTCATAGCTTATTCATCTGTTTCTTTTATTCTGTAAGGTCAACCGCTGAGCTGGAATCCTTCCATAATCATATACTGATGTATGCCAGCAAGCGATTCAGCTTTAGCCCACCTGTTTACAAAGCAGGCACCCTCTTAGCAGCGTTGGACTATAACCATCATGTTCACAGACCGGTGAAGAGGAAGGCTGATGGCTCAATAGAGTACGTTTTCAATAATTTTCATATATATCTATTTCAGATTTACAATATTCTAAGCTGCATGACTGATGTGGATACATTGAGACATTATTTCATCCTGTGTCAGGTACTGCAAGCTCTACAATAAAAAGTCAAAGACTTGGAGTCTATACACTGTGAAGGTGGAGAAGGACTACGGATACATGGCAGACCTGCAGAGTGCTATCCTAGAAGCCCGGCTGACATCAGACAAGGGTTTGCCAAAGACCAGAAAAAAAGGCCTAATGACCCACGGCAATATGGGGTTCTTGCAAGCATCCCACCACCCAGGACCTGTTGCAAACCCAATTCCACAGAGGAGTAGGTATGGAATGAATCCTGTTTGACATATTATCTACACATGATACAGTACATATCCCAAGTAAAGGGAAATTAAACACTTAGGAAAAGTAGTGACTTTATTCTTTCAACAGGGCAAGGAATGCAGTAAGAGACCTAGAAGAGATTGGAGGTCCCATACCAACTAAACTGGAGCTGACTGTAGGCTGCTGGGGGCTGTTTGGAATAGTATTACGCTGCTcactttttgatttttgatatTTGTAAATATTCGATTTATTAGGTCTAAATGTCCTTCACAGTTTTGAATTATTTACACTTTGTTcttataaaatatattaaaaaaaaaaaataggatttTGTATATAGTTTTTTATGATCAATTTGTTTATAATTGACATATTTTCAATGCAGTTGCACGATTGTTCTGCTAAAAAGGCATTTTGTTATGTAGTGCTTTTATACTTATTTAGAATTTGCACTTGTGCTGCATGTAGTCATCGAAGGCCagggtgttcctgtgtgtgtgagttattatcttattgttttattatttaataaaaaagctttttaccGCACCTGCCCTCATCCTTTATCCAGCATTACACCTGCTGAATGTGCATTGTTATTATGATATGCTATAGTTATTGTCTGCTGTAACCGACAATGAAAAGATGGGTCATAATAACAGGAAACTgaacatgtattttttaaacacttTTTAATGATGCTTAAAGTCTCCTTGTGAGGAAGCCAACATATTGTCCAAGTGGGTCTGGGTACTTGTCCCGTATCCTCCAGACACAACAACTAGGGATGACGACCCTGTGTCCCCGAGCCAGTGCTCCGTATTGCCAAACAACAAACTGCCTATAGGCGGCAAACCTAAATAGTTTGTTGTCCTCCCCTGGGTCTGGACGGTCAGCCACAGCACGGACATCATTCCAGATCCTCCTGGCCAGCCGTAGAACCCCCCCCTGCATTATGTATGCGTCCATGTGAGGCATCATGGAGACACAGGAGTCCAGGAGTTGTCCACAGCATTTCCTCTCTATATCCGTAGGCATCTCCTTGCATTTGGTGCAAATGCACCAGGCTGGCTGCTGTGGGTCACTGGGACCAGGCTGTTGTGGGTCAGATGTGGGATGAGGGATGGACATGGCCAGGAGGTCAAAGATGAGGGATGGTTCCCGTTCCAAACACAGCTCCAGCAGATGGTGGGAAGCTTCTAGGTTCAGGTTTCTGATTCGAACCTGGCCAGGAAATGTACAATTACTTATTACACATTTATACTGACAATTGGCTCGCCTGATTTTTAAAAGTAtgacatgaaataaacatacctggggtctcatt is a genomic window of Gadus chalcogrammus isolate NIFS_2021 unplaced genomic scaffold, NIFS_Gcha_1.0 GACHA093, whole genome shotgun sequence containing:
- the LOC130378646 gene encoding uncharacterized protein LOC130378646 → MWTGLLHHVQGEHEWALSCCEHGPLSADREKEWIQSDSEAFQVLSEIVLDEHWLKNVEKFLSFRSTAELESFHNHILMYASKRFSFSPPVYKAGTLLAALDYNHHVHRPVKRKADGSIEYCKLYNKKSKTWSLYTVKVEKDYGYMADLQSAILEARLTSDKGLPKTRKKGLMTHGNMGFLQASHHPGPVANPIPQRSRARNAVRDLEEIGGPIPTKLELTVGCWGLFGIVLRCSLFDF